A part of Haloarchaeobius sp. HME9146 genomic DNA contains:
- a CDS encoding MFS transporter gives MLRSRPPLPVLKYYAYKATASVGLATPIWVLFLRANGLSFTEIMVLDAIWWIGITLGEVPTGYVGDRIGWKNSLVVGNVLRAVAVVAMGASGTFWALAGIYLLWALGSTLQSGSTDAWLYEVLDRGGEDDSDEFTRIRGRGQSLTLAVGAAGSVVGGYLGDVSLRWPFYATGALFAVGVVVLMTFPSVSVEDDDRITAADALPILRERLLSVELRGFVLWVAVVLAIASATSRLTQPVAVGLGVPQVWLGWLYGGFTLLGAGASYRADWIRDRFGLLGWVVVAPAITGVALALALVAPLAAMPAFVLVRAVNAPTNTLASQYVNDRIETAGRATVLSGVSMVNAVVAIPFGVAVGRVADSSQYLALGLAGIALVLLAGVASVRLSGGLVSVPNALEAD, from the coding sequence GTGCTCCGGTCCCGCCCTCCCCTCCCCGTACTCAAGTACTACGCCTACAAGGCGACCGCCTCCGTGGGCCTCGCGACGCCCATCTGGGTGCTGTTCCTCCGTGCCAACGGCCTGAGCTTCACCGAGATAATGGTCCTCGACGCCATCTGGTGGATCGGTATCACGCTGGGCGAGGTGCCGACGGGCTACGTCGGGGACCGCATCGGCTGGAAGAACAGCCTCGTCGTCGGCAACGTCCTCCGGGCCGTCGCGGTCGTCGCGATGGGCGCTTCAGGAACGTTCTGGGCGCTCGCGGGCATCTACCTGCTGTGGGCGCTCGGCTCGACGCTCCAGTCGGGCAGCACCGACGCCTGGCTGTACGAGGTGCTCGACCGCGGGGGCGAGGACGACTCCGACGAGTTCACCCGAATCCGCGGTCGCGGCCAGTCCCTGACGCTCGCGGTCGGTGCGGCCGGCTCGGTCGTCGGCGGCTACCTCGGCGACGTGAGCCTTCGCTGGCCGTTCTACGCGACCGGCGCGCTCTTTGCCGTCGGTGTGGTCGTCCTGATGACCTTCCCGAGCGTCTCGGTCGAGGACGACGACCGCATCACGGCCGCCGACGCGCTTCCCATCCTCCGCGAGCGCCTGCTCTCGGTCGAGTTGCGCGGGTTCGTCCTCTGGGTGGCGGTCGTGCTCGCCATCGCGAGCGCGACCAGCCGGCTCACCCAGCCGGTGGCGGTCGGCCTGGGCGTGCCACAGGTCTGGCTCGGCTGGCTCTACGGCGGCTTCACCCTGCTCGGTGCCGGCGCGAGCTATCGGGCGGACTGGATTCGAGACCGGTTCGGCCTGCTCGGCTGGGTGGTCGTCGCGCCGGCCATCACCGGGGTCGCACTGGCGCTCGCGCTCGTCGCACCGCTGGCCGCAATGCCTGCGTTTGTACTCGTCCGGGCGGTGAACGCGCCGACGAACACCCTCGCCAGCCAGTACGTCAACGACCGCATCGAGACCGCCGGCCGGGCGACCGTCCTCTCCGGCGTCTCGATGGTCAACGCCGTGGTCGCCATCCCCTTCGGCGTGGCCGTGGGCCGGGTCGCCGACAGTTCGCAGTACCTCGCGCTCGGGCTGGCCGGCATCGCGCTGGTGTTGCTCGCGGGGGTCGCCTCGGTACGACTCTCGGGCGGGCTGGTGAGCGTTCCAAATGCGTTGGAAGCGGACTGA
- the gpmI gene encoding 2,3-bisphosphoglycerate-independent phosphoglycerate mutase — MDAALIILDGWGLNDDPGDHRDAVAAAHTPVFDRLKRTGAYGRLSVAGRRVGLPDGQMGNSEVGHLNIGAGRIVMQEYTRIEDSIDDGSFFDNEALGSAFAYADDNGGKVHLMGLVSDGGVHSSQRHLHALIEMAAEREIPAVTHAFTDGRDTAPHGGESYLADLEAHAQQYGTGDVATVCGRYYAMDRDQNWERTRQAYDAIVEREAPHHADSAVEAVTESYDRGDTDEFVEATTVGEHDGIEDGDAIVFFNFRSDRARQLVRMLQAVEPEEDWPEPPETKLVTMTEYDQTFDFPVAFEPHEPEDVLGEVLSKAGKTQLRMAESEKYAHVTYFLNGGREVEFEGEQREIIESPDVPTYDETPAMSSRQLTEAAVRRIATDDPDVLVLNYANPDMVGHTGDYRAAVEAVEAVDVQLGRLEAAVRAAGGHVLVTADHGNADDMGTEEDPHTAHTYNDVPFVYTTPGGDDGGKRVREGGSLCDIAPTLLSLAGVAKPAAMTGENLLVPEQTDLQLEQQADLLDDE; from the coding sequence ATGGACGCGGCACTCATCATCCTCGACGGCTGGGGGCTCAACGACGACCCCGGCGACCATCGCGACGCGGTCGCAGCAGCGCACACACCCGTCTTCGACCGGCTGAAGCGAACCGGTGCGTACGGCCGGCTGTCGGTCGCGGGCCGGCGCGTCGGCCTGCCGGACGGCCAGATGGGCAACTCCGAGGTCGGCCACCTCAACATCGGGGCGGGCCGTATCGTCATGCAGGAGTACACCCGCATCGAGGATTCCATCGACGACGGCTCCTTCTTCGACAACGAGGCGCTGGGCTCGGCGTTCGCGTACGCCGACGACAATGGAGGGAAGGTCCACCTCATGGGCCTCGTCAGCGACGGCGGCGTCCATTCCTCCCAGCGCCATCTCCACGCACTCATCGAGATGGCCGCCGAGCGCGAGATTCCGGCGGTCACCCACGCGTTCACCGACGGGCGCGACACCGCGCCCCACGGCGGCGAGTCCTACCTGGCCGACCTGGAGGCGCACGCCCAGCAGTACGGCACCGGCGACGTGGCGACGGTCTGCGGGCGCTACTACGCGATGGACCGCGACCAGAACTGGGAGCGCACCCGCCAGGCGTACGACGCCATCGTCGAGCGCGAGGCCCCACACCACGCCGACAGCGCGGTCGAGGCCGTCACGGAGAGCTACGACCGCGGCGACACCGACGAGTTCGTCGAGGCGACCACGGTGGGCGAGCACGACGGTATCGAAGATGGCGATGCCATCGTCTTCTTCAACTTCCGGTCGGACCGCGCCCGCCAGCTCGTCCGGATGCTCCAGGCGGTCGAACCCGAGGAGGACTGGCCGGAGCCCCCGGAGACGAAGCTCGTGACGATGACGGAGTACGACCAGACGTTCGACTTCCCGGTGGCGTTCGAGCCCCACGAACCCGAGGACGTCCTCGGCGAGGTCCTCTCCAAGGCGGGCAAGACGCAGCTCCGGATGGCGGAATCGGAGAAGTACGCCCACGTCACCTACTTCCTCAACGGCGGGCGCGAGGTCGAGTTCGAGGGCGAGCAGCGCGAGATCATCGAGTCGCCCGACGTGCCGACGTACGACGAGACGCCGGCGATGAGTTCGCGACAACTCACCGAGGCGGCGGTCCGGCGCATCGCGACCGACGACCCGGACGTGCTCGTCCTCAACTACGCGAACCCCGACATGGTCGGGCACACGGGCGACTACCGCGCCGCCGTGGAGGCGGTCGAGGCGGTCGACGTCCAGCTCGGGCGGCTCGAAGCCGCGGTCCGGGCCGCCGGCGGGCACGTCCTCGTCACGGCCGACCACGGGAACGCCGACGACATGGGTACCGAGGAGGACCCGCACACGGCCCACACCTACAACGATGTCCCGTTCGTCTACACCACGCCGGGTGGCGACGACGGCGGGAAGCGCGTCCGCGAGGGCGGGTCGCTCTGTGACATCGCCCCGACGCTGCTCTCGCTCGCCGGGGTGGCGAAGCCGGCCGCGATGACCGGAGAGAACCTGCTGGTCCCCGAGCAGACGGACCTGCAACTCGAACAGCAGGCGGACCTGCTCGACGACGAGTAG
- a CDS encoding DNA double-strand break repair nuclease NurA, producing MTLDPVHFEGIAQLAQRIRYDVGEDDHRDFARTVWDEFLDPLVDDGRTVLDPLGEQGRHVAPVEDVALAEVPYEEVHGLDSGTINPTTFTNGLVLDIAQAAMSATPSDLDLHRARTLVMTVHTNDATVDVDEGEWTVYDEGYIRSQIRHAPHVNRYEEGVVHALALYLAESEHALLQADLVDDLLVLDGPLYPKGLFKWADQHPELAALLEDEDQPQEVVQNYVELVETFVTRDVPLVGFVKNPATKVITRTVREKGGHAPWVDDSAFFTRILERGQFDHDAERWERDTHNLTCTNWFRSRGGADHPLSKDGDALGADRRLDPEQYEVTFCAVYDPRDDLVYRLEAPYAFTKDAETRENLRLFALQEIAAQGGPPLAVAKADELARISRDEKRALTETLEETFQARRTRDYDDTRWG from the coding sequence ATGACGCTGGACCCGGTGCACTTCGAGGGCATCGCGCAGCTTGCCCAACGCATCAGGTACGACGTGGGCGAGGACGACCACCGCGACTTCGCCCGGACGGTGTGGGACGAGTTCCTCGACCCGCTGGTCGACGACGGGCGAACCGTGCTCGACCCACTGGGCGAGCAGGGCCGCCACGTCGCCCCCGTCGAGGACGTGGCGCTGGCGGAGGTGCCCTACGAGGAGGTCCACGGGCTCGATTCGGGGACCATCAACCCGACCACGTTCACCAATGGATTAGTGCTCGACATCGCCCAGGCCGCGATGTCGGCGACCCCCTCGGACCTCGACCTGCACCGGGCTCGCACCCTCGTGATGACGGTCCACACGAACGACGCCACGGTCGACGTGGACGAGGGCGAGTGGACGGTGTACGACGAGGGCTACATCCGGTCGCAGATCCGCCACGCACCGCACGTCAACCGGTACGAGGAGGGCGTCGTCCACGCGCTGGCGCTCTACCTCGCCGAGTCCGAACACGCGCTGTTGCAGGCCGACCTCGTCGACGACCTGCTGGTGCTCGACGGGCCGCTGTATCCCAAGGGCCTGTTCAAGTGGGCCGACCAGCACCCCGAGCTGGCCGCGCTGCTGGAGGACGAGGACCAGCCACAGGAGGTCGTCCAGAACTACGTCGAGCTCGTCGAGACGTTCGTCACCAGGGACGTGCCCCTCGTCGGGTTCGTCAAGAACCCCGCGACGAAGGTCATCACCCGCACCGTGCGCGAGAAGGGCGGGCACGCCCCCTGGGTCGACGACTCCGCGTTCTTCACGCGAATCCTCGAACGCGGCCAGTTCGACCACGACGCCGAGCGCTGGGAGCGCGACACGCACAACCTCACCTGCACGAACTGGTTCCGTTCCCGCGGCGGCGCGGACCACCCGCTTTCGAAAGACGGCGACGCGCTCGGTGCCGACCGTCGACTCGACCCCGAACAGTACGAGGTGACGTTCTGCGCCGTCTACGACCCGCGTGACGACCTGGTGTACCGGCTCGAAGCGCCCTACGCGTTCACGAAGGACGCCGAGACCCGCGAGAACCTGCGGCTGTTCGCGCTCCAGGAGATCGCCGCCCAGGGTGGCCCGCCGCTGGCCGTCGCGAAGGCCGACGAACTCGCGCGCATCAGCCGCGACGAGAAGCGTGCGCTCACCGAGACGCTCGAAGAGACGTTCCAGGCGCGTCGCACGCGAGATTACGACGATACGCGCTGGGGATAG
- a CDS encoding ATP-binding protein: MTDLGDFGDFDVDDEPANADGPAGDARQDDGATTDPSGEPPTATGGNDQTDDFQRMDVTPSGRDRGLGTIAVSEGLRIAEREEDTQLRAYVTTGNRPNVRIGSYLLAPYPDGEKLFARITGLEYAQAFHADDATEIHARRAMRRDGIDEADYKFMATLEPMAVLFEDSGELKRRMVDRVPKPETIIREATDTTEIKTGLKMPEEGVFLGHLSVGGEKVRTNAEPPTIDYRLKDDYEAGDPLVFRHTLVAGGTGSGKTHGAKNILRQYLDSDRTYPMEGGRDVRPAMVVFDPQDEYAQMHDDNPEMTDEFARKLEREDIAHGGIEDTTAFVPKVGQASYAADHHRAEQVEFTIPFSMVRSRPWLVASGGLNDNQYPALKQLLRRFFRQHGDSGTYSQFRSFLDDPALKEELHESGRIHEATFDAVKRRTYGFGDVFDQSAKPITDLVHEFVRPGGLSVVPTYHVNDSRTTTTVVLALASLLVDQKLSNDPDFDRIKETPMVLGMDEAHNFLTDADTVQARKVITKFTEAAKQGRKERLGLFLITQDPQDIADPVFKQVNTTVVLNLGDEDAIKSVNIPANLESKVPYMEKGQMVVYSPDNSEPVECIGLSTCVTSHGR, encoded by the coding sequence ATGACCGACCTCGGTGACTTCGGGGACTTCGACGTAGACGACGAGCCGGCCAACGCCGACGGGCCAGCCGGGGATGCCAGGCAGGACGACGGCGCGACGACTGACCCGTCCGGCGAGCCGCCGACCGCGACCGGCGGCAACGACCAGACCGACGACTTCCAGCGCATGGACGTGACCCCGAGCGGGCGCGACCGCGGCCTCGGGACCATCGCGGTCTCGGAGGGGCTGCGCATCGCCGAGCGCGAGGAGGACACCCAGTTGCGGGCGTACGTCACCACGGGGAACCGGCCGAACGTCCGCATCGGCTCGTACCTGCTCGCACCGTACCCCGACGGCGAGAAGCTCTTCGCCCGTATCACCGGCCTGGAGTACGCCCAGGCGTTCCACGCCGACGACGCGACCGAGATCCACGCCCGGCGCGCGATGCGCCGCGACGGTATCGACGAGGCCGACTACAAGTTCATGGCGACGCTGGAGCCGATGGCTGTCCTCTTCGAAGATTCGGGCGAACTCAAGCGCCGGATGGTCGACCGCGTCCCCAAACCGGAGACGATAATCAGGGAAGCGACCGACACCACCGAGATAAAGACCGGCCTGAAGATGCCCGAGGAAGGCGTCTTCTTAGGACATCTCTCCGTGGGTGGCGAGAAGGTCCGGACGAACGCGGAGCCCCCGACCATCGACTACCGGCTCAAAGACGACTACGAGGCGGGCGACCCGCTCGTGTTCCGGCACACCCTCGTCGCGGGTGGCACCGGCTCCGGGAAGACCCACGGCGCGAAGAACATCCTCCGGCAGTACCTCGACTCGGACCGCACCTACCCGATGGAAGGTGGCCGGGACGTCCGCCCCGCGATGGTCGTCTTCGACCCGCAGGACGAGTACGCCCAGATGCACGACGACAACCCCGAGATGACCGACGAGTTCGCGCGGAAGCTTGAGCGCGAGGACATCGCTCACGGCGGCATCGAGGACACGACGGCGTTCGTCCCGAAGGTCGGCCAGGCGAGCTACGCCGCCGATCACCACCGCGCCGAACAGGTCGAGTTCACCATCCCGTTCTCGATGGTGCGGTCGCGTCCCTGGCTCGTCGCCAGCGGCGGCCTCAACGACAACCAGTACCCCGCCCTGAAACAGCTCCTGCGACGGTTCTTCCGCCAGCACGGCGACAGCGGGACCTACTCGCAGTTCCGGTCGTTCCTCGACGACCCCGCGCTGAAGGAGGAGCTGCACGAATCGGGGCGCATCCACGAGGCGACGTTCGACGCGGTGAAGCGTCGGACCTACGGCTTCGGCGACGTGTTCGACCAGTCCGCGAAGCCCATCACCGACCTCGTCCACGAGTTCGTCCGCCCGGGCGGCCTCTCGGTGGTCCCGACCTACCACGTCAACGACTCGCGGACGACCACGACGGTGGTGCTCGCCCTCGCGAGCCTGCTCGTCGACCAGAAGCTCTCGAACGACCCCGACTTCGACCGCATCAAGGAGACCCCGATGGTTCTCGGGATGGACGAGGCGCACAACTTCCTCACCGACGCCGATACCGTCCAGGCCCGCAAGGTCATCACGAAGTTCACCGAGGCGGCCAAGCAGGGCCGCAAGGAGCGCCTCGGGCTGTTCCTCATCACGCAGGACCCCCAGGACATCGCCGACCCGGTGTTCAAGCAGGTGAACACGACGGTCGTGCTCAACCTGGGCGACGAAGACGCCATCAAGAGCGTCAATATCCCCGCCAACCTCGAAAGTAAGGTGCCCTACATGGAGAAGGGCCAGATGGTCGTCTACTCGCCCGACAACTCCGAACCCGTCGAGTGCATCGGCCTCTCGACGTGTGTGACGAGCCACGGACGCTGA
- a CDS encoding universal stress protein: protein MAEHVLVAYDDSVQADHALRLALQEFDDAGRMTLLTIIDPASAGYSRKLTIPSLPEEWYEETKMAAEERLATAERAAAQVGVDVDTEIVVGRPSRRIVAYAREHDVDHIITGSHGRSGVSRMLLGSVAEAVIRHANCPVTVVR, encoded by the coding sequence ATGGCAGAGCACGTCCTCGTCGCCTACGACGACTCGGTGCAGGCCGACCACGCCCTGCGGTTGGCGCTGCAGGAGTTCGACGACGCGGGACGGATGACCCTCCTCACCATCATCGACCCTGCGTCCGCCGGCTACAGCCGCAAGCTCACCATCCCGAGCCTGCCCGAGGAGTGGTACGAGGAGACGAAGATGGCAGCCGAAGAACGCCTCGCGACTGCGGAACGGGCTGCCGCCCAGGTCGGCGTCGACGTCGACACCGAGATCGTCGTCGGGCGGCCCTCTCGGCGCATCGTCGCCTACGCCCGCGAACACGACGTGGACCACATCATCACCGGGAGCCACGGCCGCTCCGGCGTCTCACGCATGCTGCTCGGCAGCGTCGCCGAGGCCGTCATCAGGCACGCGAACTGCCCGGTGACGGTGGTTCGGTGA
- a CDS encoding alpha/beta fold hydrolase, which produces MSGLEAVSRRLLGKQRAELPYLGDGATGMRAVARRLVENPSVLTLSDGRTLGYAETGDPAGRPVLTFHGIPNGRLGAAVFDQVGRDLGVRVIAPERPGVGVSDPDPSRELTGWPADVVELLDALDIDAAPVLGISGGGPYALACGAVAPERFPRVAVCCSSGPLESVPRLLRLMIRAAIHVPWVIRAFLGFEVRSARYAPGWTIERRVRGAAPRDESVWRGDVGKLLVASIPAACQHHGTAAFVRDLQLFGQDWPFSLAAIDVPVGIWHGRGDRINPVEMGTHLLDAIPTAEGHFYPELGHLSIFVEHDAEMFEWLVR; this is translated from the coding sequence ATGAGCGGTCTCGAGGCGGTCTCTCGTCGGTTGTTGGGGAAGCAGCGCGCGGAACTGCCGTACCTCGGAGACGGGGCGACGGGGATGCGTGCCGTCGCCCGCCGACTGGTCGAGAACCCGTCCGTCCTGACGCTCTCGGACGGTAGAACGCTCGGGTACGCGGAGACCGGCGACCCGGCTGGTCGGCCGGTCCTCACCTTCCACGGGATACCCAACGGCCGCCTGGGTGCGGCCGTCTTCGACCAGGTCGGTCGGGACCTCGGGGTGCGTGTCATCGCCCCCGAACGCCCCGGTGTGGGCGTCTCTGACCCGGACCCGTCCCGTGAACTGACCGGGTGGCCAGCCGACGTCGTCGAGTTACTGGACGCACTCGATATCGATGCGGCCCCCGTTCTCGGCATCTCCGGCGGTGGCCCGTACGCCCTCGCCTGTGGCGCGGTCGCCCCGGAGCGATTCCCTCGCGTCGCCGTCTGCTGTAGTTCCGGGCCACTCGAGTCGGTGCCCCGGCTCCTCCGACTGATGATACGCGCCGCGATCCACGTGCCGTGGGTCATCCGGGCGTTCCTCGGGTTCGAGGTTCGGTCGGCCCGGTACGCGCCCGGGTGGACGATAGAGCGGCGTGTCAGGGGTGCCGCGCCGCGGGACGAGTCGGTCTGGCGGGGTGACGTCGGGAAGCTGCTGGTCGCCTCGATACCGGCTGCCTGCCAGCACCACGGCACGGCGGCGTTCGTGCGAGACCTCCAGCTGTTCGGCCAGGACTGGCCGTTCTCGCTCGCTGCCATCGACGTGCCGGTCGGCATCTGGCACGGGCGTGGGGACAGGATCAACCCGGTCGAGATGGGGACGCATCTGCTCGATGCCATCCCCACCGCAGAAGGACACTTCTACCCGGAACTCGGGCACCTCTCCATCTTCGTCGAACACGACGCGGAGATGTTCGAGTGGCTCGTCCGCTGA
- a CDS encoding Lrp/AsnC family transcriptional regulator: protein MAIRELDDLDRRILRELQSEARRTSSSDIAAELDVSASTVRNRIQRLEEDGVLRGYHADVDYEQAGYQLFTLIVCTAPIPDREELARAAAEVDGVVEVQEVMKGESNVLVRAVGADGDDLTRIGEELDELGLKVSDEDLIRSTHRSSYSGFRRHGGV from the coding sequence ATGGCGATTCGAGAACTGGACGACCTCGACCGGCGCATCCTCCGTGAACTCCAGTCGGAGGCCCGCCGCACGTCCTCGAGCGACATCGCAGCCGAACTCGACGTCTCCGCGAGTACCGTCCGGAACCGGATTCAGCGACTCGAAGAAGACGGGGTGCTCCGTGGCTATCACGCCGACGTGGACTACGAACAGGCCGGGTACCAGCTGTTCACCCTCATCGTGTGTACGGCACCGATTCCGGACCGTGAGGAACTCGCACGGGCGGCAGCCGAGGTGGACGGCGTCGTCGAGGTACAGGAGGTGATGAAAGGCGAGTCGAACGTCCTCGTTCGGGCCGTCGGGGCCGACGGCGACGACCTGACCCGGATCGGTGAGGAACTCGACGAACTCGGCCTGAAGGTCTCCGACGAGGACCTGATTCGGAGCACGCACCGGAGTTCGTACTCGGGATTCAGGAGACACGGCGGGGTCTGA
- a CDS encoding hemolysin family protein, producing MNGLEISIRLFAGALLILANGFFVAIEFALTRARQFTESEFVDGDSRLERAWEMTNDLELYLTTCQVGITASSIAVGIVAEPALAAIFEPLFGGTPLARIGAGALIAYLIINLIHLTHGEQTPTYLGVERSRLVCRYGAAPLYWFYVVISPLIKLGDWVAKLTLRLFGIEMSGAWLEAEEDVIESRSQLRNRLSSLLQRGDIDGERHDEVLSALDAGTMQIQDVMVPESEVAFLSTEVSPEENLRRLSETQHTRYPLIGDTPEDVKGIVYVPRVIENIDALRDGEMTFADIAAPPMTVSADTSVSDAIDRFQAENQELAVVLADGEVVGLVTATDALEAVMGELEDPLDSRTANTSRRNQPAPN from the coding sequence ATGAACGGCCTCGAAATCTCGATTCGCCTGTTCGCAGGAGCCCTGCTCATCCTCGCAAACGGCTTCTTCGTCGCCATCGAGTTCGCACTGACGCGTGCTCGCCAGTTCACCGAGAGCGAGTTCGTCGACGGGGATTCCCGACTGGAGCGAGCGTGGGAGATGACGAACGACCTCGAACTGTACCTGACGACGTGCCAGGTGGGTATCACCGCCTCGAGCATCGCCGTCGGTATCGTCGCCGAACCCGCACTCGCGGCCATCTTCGAGCCGCTGTTCGGCGGCACCCCCCTCGCGAGGATCGGGGCCGGCGCGCTCATCGCGTACCTCATCATCAACCTCATCCACCTGACCCACGGCGAGCAGACGCCGACCTACCTCGGCGTCGAGCGCTCCCGGCTGGTCTGCCGGTACGGGGCTGCGCCCCTCTACTGGTTCTACGTCGTCATCTCGCCGCTCATCAAGCTCGGCGACTGGGTCGCGAAGTTGACCCTCCGACTGTTCGGCATCGAGATGTCCGGCGCGTGGCTCGAAGCCGAGGAGGACGTCATCGAGTCCCGGAGTCAGCTGCGCAACCGCCTGAGTTCGCTGCTGCAACGCGGCGACATCGACGGCGAGCGCCACGATGAGGTGCTGAGCGCACTCGACGCCGGGACGATGCAGATCCAGGACGTGATGGTCCCCGAATCGGAGGTGGCGTTCCTCTCGACCGAGGTTTCCCCCGAGGAGAACCTCCGACGCCTGTCGGAGACGCAGCACACCCGGTATCCGCTCATCGGTGACACGCCGGAGGACGTGAAGGGTATCGTCTACGTCCCGCGGGTCATCGAGAACATCGACGCGCTGCGTGACGGGGAGATGACGTTCGCGGACATCGCAGCGCCGCCGATGACGGTCTCGGCTGACACCTCCGTCAGCGACGCCATCGACCGGTTCCAGGCCGAGAATCAGGAGCTGGCGGTGGTCCTCGCCGATGGCGAGGTCGTCGGGCTGGTCACCGCGACCGACGCGCTCGAAGCCGTCATGGGCGAACTGGAGGACCCCCTCGATTCGAGGACCGCGAACACGTCGCGTCGGAACCAGCCCGCACCGAACTAG
- a CDS encoding KaiC domain-containing protein: MVTVSEEDWFERAIRERNQRTDTADGDGDGEADGDDATDSDDSAWDDEWPDDMSAEEAAADAVAEAGTDSDSVSESPADPAADGPGTDSSPAGTPDSSPDSTPAEDPGGASGSGSLFNDNFGAAMENVQMPDVDDGSGSGGAGDSFDVDGSPFDVGDGEFDMATDDFGMSAGFDSGGGGFGGGDFTSDEDFDSELPRINLGIKGLDEMIMGGVPERSLMVAVGSAGTGKTTFGLQFLDHGMRQGERAIFITLEENRRRVINSATEKGMPFDEYVADDLLAVVDIDPIEMANSLGSIRSELPRLIREFGASRLVLDSVSLLEMMYDDRAKRRNEIFDFTKSLKEAGITTMMTSEASEDSPYASRHGIVEYLTDAVFILQYVRPSDFRETRLAVEIQKIRDANHSRETKPYEITDEGISVHRQANIF; this comes from the coding sequence GTGGTCACGGTGAGCGAGGAAGACTGGTTCGAACGGGCCATCCGGGAGCGCAACCAGCGGACGGACACGGCTGACGGCGATGGCGACGGCGAAGCCGATGGCGACGACGCCACCGACTCCGACGATTCTGCCTGGGACGACGAGTGGCCCGACGACATGAGTGCCGAAGAGGCCGCCGCGGACGCGGTGGCCGAAGCTGGCACAGATTCGGACTCGGTGTCTGAATCACCAGCAGACCCGGCTGCGGACGGTCCCGGTACCGACAGCAGCCCTGCCGGCACGCCCGATAGCAGCCCCGACAGCACCCCGGCCGAAGACCCCGGCGGTGCTTCGGGCTCTGGCTCGCTGTTCAACGACAACTTCGGGGCCGCCATGGAGAACGTCCAGATGCCGGACGTCGACGACGGCAGCGGGTCCGGCGGTGCGGGCGACTCCTTCGACGTCGACGGGAGCCCGTTCGACGTGGGCGACGGCGAGTTCGACATGGCCACCGACGACTTCGGGATGAGCGCGGGATTCGACAGCGGCGGCGGTGGCTTCGGCGGCGGGGACTTCACCTCCGACGAGGACTTCGACTCCGAACTCCCCCGTATCAACCTCGGCATCAAGGGGCTCGACGAGATGATCATGGGCGGCGTTCCCGAGCGCTCGCTGATGGTCGCGGTCGGCTCCGCCGGGACCGGGAAGACCACCTTCGGGCTCCAGTTCCTCGACCACGGGATGCGCCAGGGCGAGCGCGCCATCTTCATCACCCTCGAGGAGAACCGCCGGCGCGTCATCAACTCGGCCACCGAGAAGGGGATGCCCTTCGACGAGTACGTCGCGGACGACCTGCTCGCAGTCGTCGACATCGACCCCATCGAGATGGCCAACAGCCTCGGGTCCATCCGGTCCGAACTCCCCCGGCTCATCCGCGAGTTCGGCGCGAGCCGGCTGGTGCTCGACTCGGTGTCGCTGCTGGAGATGATGTACGACGACCGGGCCAAACGCCGCAACGAGATATTCGACTTCACGAAGAGCCTGAAGGAGGCCGGCATCACGACCATGATGACCTCCGAGGCCAGCGAGGACTCGCCCTACGCCTCCCGACACGGCATCGTCGAGTACCTCACCGACGCCGTGTTCATCCTCCAGTACGTCCGGCCCTCGGACTTCCGGGAGACCCGCCTCGCCGTCGAGATACAGAAGATACGTGACGCGAACCACTCCCGCGAGACGAAACCCTACGAGATCACCGACGAGGGTATCTCGGTCCACCGGCAGGCGAACATCTTCTGA